GGCCAAGGGGATCGAACAAGGAGCTGCCAATTCCATTTTGATCAAGGTCAATCAGATAGGGACCTTGACAGAGACCATCGATGCCGTGAATCTGGGTCGTATATACGGCTACACCTCGGTGATGAGCCACCGATCTGGAGAGACAGAAGACACCATCATCGCTGATCTGGCAGTGGCCTTGAATACAGGTCAGATCAAGACCGGTTCATTGAGTCGATCGGACCGTGTCGCTAAGTACAACCAACTTCTACGCATCGAAGAACAGCTGGGTCAGTTGGCCTATTATCCGGGAAAGAACTTCAGATAAGAGAGAATACGATTCGCTTCAAATGAGAAAAGGCCGTTCATTCGAACGGCCTTTTTTGTAAAATCTCTTCTTAGCAATACGCTGTATCAGAATACGATACGTTTTCCTTTCTTCGGACCGAAGCGTTTTCTACGATAGGGTCTTTTACCCAGCTGATAGGACACAGTCGCCTGTACGAATAGATAGGCATCATTGTCATCGGGGTCACCACGCTGAGCTCCTGTGAAGGTGGAATTCAGATTCACTTGTTCACCGTTCTCATCGATATAATATCCCAGACTAGGGTCGGCAAAATAGGCCGCCAGCAGGTTGTCTTGAGGACTTAGCCCCCGTTGATTCATCAACTCGGTCTCGTCATAATAGACGGTACTCACATCATCCATATAATCGGTGAACGTGATCCGGTGTCCAATCTCGATACCCACCATCCAATCGTTGTTCACCACCCTCCATCTATAACCTATTCCTAGTGGAATGGCTATGGAATAAAGTGAATAGGGTTCTTCTTCGATATTCTGCCCTTCTGTTCCCAGCGGTTGCAATTCATACCAAGTGTCTCCCAATTTCCCTTTGGGATTGAAATGTATCCCCGCAACGCCTATAAATCCATAGATATTGGCCTTCCTGGGTTTCTGGCCTTTTACACCTGCCAAATTATATCGGTGTCCCGGTCTGATATTGAAGATCTGGTACTCGAATATGGCACTCACCTCATACAACTTGGATTCGAAGTGCAGATTGCGATTGAAGCGGAATGGTTCTCTCGTAAGTGCGTCATCGCCTCCGATCTTGGCATAGCTGAAATGACCACGGATCGAAGTCTTGCTGCTGGTCACGTATCGGATACCGATAGACAATGCAGGTTTGAATTCTTTGGTCTCCAAGTCCCAGATGAAGTCTGAACCGATTTGATCTCGGCCACCGAGTTCTCCAAGGAAGTTGGAAGCACCTACCCCACCTAGAATATACCAACGGTCCTTTTTCCAATACCCTTGATTCCTATAGAATTGAGCATTGAGCTCTTGTCCAATGAACAAGAGTATCAAACAAGTGATAATGAGGTTCAGTCCGCGTTTCATGGTGAAGTAGTGGGTTTTCAATGGCACTACAAACCCCTAAGTTAAGGATAAACTGAGATATAGACCAAGTGAGAGTCAGTCAAGAATGCGATAGATGATGCATGACAATCCCAGCGCAGACGCTCACATTCAGCGACTTCTTGATGCCCTTCTGCTCGATCTCCCAAATTTCATCTGAATTCTCGAGCCAGTCATTCGAGACTCCTTGCACCTCATTTCCAAGTACGATAGCCAGAGTGTCAGACCCTATCGATCCTGCTTCTGGGAGCTCGATAGCACTACCATGCTGCTCGATCGAAACGATTTTGAATCCAGCATCCCGAAGCTCTTCGAGAATTTCAGAAGATGATTCGAAATGTCGCCAAGCCACACTTTCTGTCGCACCGAGGGCCGTCTTATGGATATCCCTGTGAGGGGGCCGTGGAGTGATTCCTACCAGGATGATCTCATCCATACCAAAAGCATCGGCTGTACGGAACACCGATCCTACATTGTGATGGCTCCTTACATTATCTAGAATCACTTTGACTCTTCTGGGCATGGAGAGGCTGTTGACAAATGGAAAGTGGAAAAATAGGCATATCTGAAGACCACGCTTAGTTTCGTGGTCAAGTAGATGGAGTTAGATTCTAAGAAGCAGACCAAGAAGGGCAAAGCGGTCAAAGAGACCCCTTTGATGAAGCAGTATAATAGCATCAAGGCCAAACATCCGGATGCCCTATTGCTATTTCGTGTGGGTGATTTCTATGAGACCTTCGGTGAGGATGCGGTGCGTGCGGCAGAGATCCTGGGTATAGTCCTGACCAAAAGGAAGAATGGTGCAGCCGCCTTTGTCGATCTGGCCGGATTCCCCCATCACTCCCTTGATACGTACTTGCCCAAACTGGTCAGGGCCGGTCTTCGTGTAGCCATCTGTGATCAATTGGAACTCCCATCTGCCACGAAGAAGATCGTGAAACGCGGAGTCACCGAATTGGTCACTCCTGGGGTAGCCTTCAACGATGAGGTCCTCGATAGGCGGAAGAACAACTTCCTAGCAGGCATATTCCCAGATCAAGGCAATTATGGAATCGCTCTTCTGGATATCACAACGGGTGAATTCTTGATCGCAGAAGGAGATCATTCCTATGCGCATAAGATCCTTCAAGGTTTCGGTCCGAGCGAGGTGCTCATTTCGAAGTCAGAAAGAACCCTTCAGGATGAATTATCCGAAGAATACCACACCTATGCTCTGGATGATTGGGTATTCGATGAAGAGACCTCTCGCGAGCGCATTTTAAGACATTTTGGGACCACCTCACTCAAGGGTTTCGGTGTAGAGGAGATGCATACAGGAGTTACTGCTGCTGGGGCTTTGATGCATTATCTGGGGGAGACACAGAATGACCGCTTGGAGCATATCACCTCCATTTCACGTATCGCATCTGAAGAATACGTCTGGCTGGACCGATTCACTGTACGGAACCTAGAACTTTTCGACTCCAACCATGCAGGAGGTCGCTCATTGCTGGATGTCATGGATCATACCGTGACGCCTATGGGAGGGCGCCTTCTGAAACGATGGATGCTTCTTCCACTTCTGGATATCAAGCGGATCTCAGAACGTCAGGATGTCGTGCAATTCCTATCTCAGGATGCATCGATCGCAGAGCATCTCAGCGGTATCATCAAGCCCATCGGTGATCTTGAACGGATGATATCCAAGGCGGTGGTACAGAAGATCAATCCAAGAGAATTGAACCAGTTCCGCAGGGCGCTCGAGATCATGCCGGAGGTCCAGCAGTTCTTATCTGATAGTGGCCAAGAAAGACTTCAGATACTGGCCGATCAGATCAATCCTTGTCATACACTTCTCAAGCGCATCCAAGACCAATTGGATGAAGATGCACCGGTGGTATTCGGAAAAGGCAAAGTGATCAAGGATGGTGTCAATGCTGAGCTGGATGAGTATAGACAGATCGCCTATTCAGGGAAGGACCAATTGATAGCCTTACAGGAGAACGAATCTGAGAAGACCGGAATCCCTTCACTCAAGATCGGATACAACAACGTTTTCGGGTATTATCTCGAAGTGCGGAATACCCATAAGGATAAGGTACCCGAGGAGTGGATCCGCAAGCAGACATTGACCCAGGCTGAGAGATACATCACTCCTGAATTGAAGGAGTATGAAGAGAAGATCCTGAATGCCGAGTCGCGCATCGGAGCGCTCGAGCAGGAACTCTACACCGAACTTGTACGCTCGGTGAGCGACCAGATCAAACCTATCCAGCACAATGCATTTGTTATCGCTCAGCTCGATTGCCTGCTCTGTTTTGCCAAACTGGCACTGAAGAACAGCTACATACGACCTGTAGTGGACGAGTCTACTTCCTTGGATATCCAAGGAGGACGACACCCGGTGATCGAGATGAATCTTCCACTTGGTGAAGCCTATGTGGAGAACGATGTCTATCTCGATACGGAAGAGCAGCAGATCATCATCATCACCGGACCCAATATGTCGGGTAAATCTGCGCTCTTGCGGCAAACGGCCTTGATCGTGCTTCTCGCTCAGATGGGTTCATTCGTCCCGGCCGAAGCAGCTACTATCGGCCTGGTGGACAAGATATTCACCCGTGTGGGTGCTTCTGACAACATCTCTTCAGGTGAATCCACATTCATGGTAGAGATGAATGAGACGGCCAGTATCCTCAATAATCTCTCATCGCGCAGTTTGGTGTTGTTGGATGAGATAGGAAGGGGGACAAGTACCTATGATGGGATCAGTATTGCTTGGGCGATCTCCGAATTCATTCATGAGCATCCCTTGGCCAAGGCCAAGACTCTCTTTGCTACGCACTATCACGAGCTCAATCAAATGAGCGAGGAGTTCTCTCGGATAAAGAACTACAACGTCTCTGTAAAAGAGGTGGATAATAAGGTCCTCTTCTTACGCAAGCTCATCCCGGGCGGAAGTGCGCATAGTTTTGGAATCCATGTGGCCCGGATGGCCGGGATGCCAGCCCTCGTTCTTCAACGGGCAAACCAGGTGCTTTCTTTTCTTGAAAAAAGCCACACCAAGGAGAAGAACACGCAAGAACTCACTGCAGCTCAGCAGGACATGCAATTGAGTTTCTTCCAGCTGGATGATCCTATTCTCGAACAGATACGAGAAGACATCCGGGATATCGATATCAATACCCTCACTCCGGTAGAAGCTTTGATGAAGCTCAATGAGATCAAGAAAGTGATCGGTGGTCAATAAGTGATTTGTGGAATTCCCATGGGCCGTGCATCTTTATGACAGATGCGTCTAATTGCTGTCATACTCTTGCTTCTGGCCACCTTCCTTCTCAGTGCCCAAGATTCGGTCATCGTTCGCGGGGTAGTGCTC
The nucleotide sequence above comes from Flavobacteriales bacterium. Encoded proteins:
- a CDS encoding TrmH family RNA methyltransferase, coding for MPRRVKVILDNVRSHHNVGSVFRTADAFGMDEIILVGITPRPPHRDIHKTALGATESVAWRHFESSSEILEELRDAGFKIVSIEQHGSAIELPEAGSIGSDTLAIVLGNEVQGVSNDWLENSDEIWEIEQKGIKKSLNVSVCAGIVMHHLSHS
- the mutS gene encoding DNA mismatch repair protein MutS, whose amino-acid sequence is MELDSKKQTKKGKAVKETPLMKQYNSIKAKHPDALLLFRVGDFYETFGEDAVRAAEILGIVLTKRKNGAAAFVDLAGFPHHSLDTYLPKLVRAGLRVAICDQLELPSATKKIVKRGVTELVTPGVAFNDEVLDRRKNNFLAGIFPDQGNYGIALLDITTGEFLIAEGDHSYAHKILQGFGPSEVLISKSERTLQDELSEEYHTYALDDWVFDEETSRERILRHFGTTSLKGFGVEEMHTGVTAAGALMHYLGETQNDRLEHITSISRIASEEYVWLDRFTVRNLELFDSNHAGGRSLLDVMDHTVTPMGGRLLKRWMLLPLLDIKRISERQDVVQFLSQDASIAEHLSGIIKPIGDLERMISKAVVQKINPRELNQFRRALEIMPEVQQFLSDSGQERLQILADQINPCHTLLKRIQDQLDEDAPVVFGKGKVIKDGVNAELDEYRQIAYSGKDQLIALQENESEKTGIPSLKIGYNNVFGYYLEVRNTHKDKVPEEWIRKQTLTQAERYITPELKEYEEKILNAESRIGALEQELYTELVRSVSDQIKPIQHNAFVIAQLDCLLCFAKLALKNSYIRPVVDESTSLDIQGGRHPVIEMNLPLGEAYVENDVYLDTEEQQIIIITGPNMSGKSALLRQTALIVLLAQMGSFVPAEAATIGLVDKIFTRVGASDNISSGESTFMVEMNETASILNNLSSRSLVLLDEIGRGTSTYDGISIAWAISEFIHEHPLAKAKTLFATHYHELNQMSEEFSRIKNYNVSVKEVDNKVLFLRKLIPGGSAHSFGIHVARMAGMPALVLQRANQVLSFLEKSHTKEKNTQELTAAQQDMQLSFFQLDDPILEQIREDIRDIDINTLTPVEALMKLNEIKKVIGGQ
- the eno gene encoding phosphopyruvate hydratase (catalyzes the formation of phosphoenolpyruvate from 2-phospho-D-glycerate in glycolysis), with protein sequence AKGIEQGAANSILIKVNQIGTLTETIDAVNLGRIYGYTSVMSHRSGETEDTIIADLAVALNTGQIKTGSLSRSDRVAKYNQLLRIEEQLGQLAYYPGKNFR